Proteins from a genomic interval of Longimicrobium sp.:
- the yhbY gene encoding ribosome assembly RNA-binding protein YhbY yields MELTPKQRAHLKSLAHHLNPVLFVGKEGVTDQTVRSLEEAFNTRELLKVKILEAAPMSAREGAAALAERIEGAVAVQAIGRVGVLYRPHPEKPEIQLPG; encoded by the coding sequence GTGGAACTGACTCCCAAGCAGCGGGCGCATCTCAAGTCGCTGGCGCATCACCTGAATCCCGTGCTCTTCGTGGGCAAGGAAGGCGTGACCGACCAGACGGTGCGGTCGCTGGAGGAGGCCTTCAACACCCGCGAGCTGCTGAAGGTGAAGATCCTGGAAGCGGCGCCCATGAGCGCGCGTGAGGGCGCCGCCGCGCTCGCCGAGCGGATCGAGGGGGCCGTGGCGGTGCAGGCCATCGGCCGCGTGGGCGTGCTGTACCGGCCCCATCCCGAAAAGCCCGAGATCCAGCTTCCCGGCTGA